One genomic segment of Erpetoichthys calabaricus chromosome 7, fErpCal1.3, whole genome shotgun sequence includes these proteins:
- the prdm8b gene encoding PR domain zinc finger protein 8b, giving the protein MEESSSHKVVWDSDAKAVQQCLTDIFTSVYTTCDIPENAIFGPCVLSHTSLYDSIAFIALKSTDKRTAPYIFRVDTSAANSSSEGLMWLRLVQSARDKEEQNLEAYVKNGQLFYRSLRRIEKDEELLVWYGKDLIELLLLSTSRAQGKLKGSSPYLCPDCNLRFQFEFPFLAHMRFRCAKRIQTSNIPDENSLDNRENGLQNTVNSSLKLSGYTNSHEGKPSTDFHNLARDLENHRSSPNIDQNSEIKSLNGHKRKLSELEDGRNGTIQRSLTSKDDLLCSPHQYRGNYVGLEENRRAFPPSSPEPTEGKRSAFTEVKKSLQGLKQGTKGLGPNIENKDNGRNSGSPTNKLIRQVLTETQVQSRIDGSSIGSAFSSVPQQLCESSERKSAFSQPVRSFSQLSPLVMTPKLLPSVECHPSVGDTMPSSRLYQADHLAAKLQSSDLGSNCTVQGSLPKQSPFLYATAFWPKTSGPIQLQMPSALTLLPPSFTSLCLPAQNWCAKCNASFRMTSDLVYHMRSHHKKEYSMEPLVKRRREEKLKCPICNESFRERHHLSRHMTSHN; this is encoded by the exons ATGGAGGAGTCCAGCTCCCATAAAGTGGTGTGGGACAGCGATGCCAAAGCGGTGCAGCAGTGCCTGACGGATATTTTCACAAGTGTCTACACGACGTGTGACATTCCAGAAAATGCCATATTCGGGCCGTGTGTCCTGAGCCACACCTCTTTGTACGACAGTATCGCCTTCATTGCCCTCAAGTCCACCGACAAACGAACTGCACCTTACATCTTTCGG GTGGACACTTCAGCGGCCAACAGCTCCTCTGAGGGATTGATGTGGCTTAGATTAGTGCAATCTGCAAGGGATAAAGAAGAACAAAATCTGGAAGCCTATGTAAAAAATGGACAGTTGTTTTATAGATCTCTCAGAAGGATCGAGAAGGATGAAGAGCTATTGGTTTGGTATGGAAAAGACTTGATTGAGTTACTCCTGCTCAGTACCAGCAGAGCACAAGGCAAACTAAAAG GGTCTTCACCTTATTTGTGTCCAGACTGTAATCTGCGCTTCCAGTTTGAGTTTCCTTTTCTGGCTCACATGAGGTTTCGGTGTGCCAAAAGAATACAGACCAGTAACATCCCAGATGAGAATTCTTTAGACAACAGAGAGAATGGCCTTCAAAATACAGTGAACTCTAGCCTGAAGTTGTCAGGGTACACAAACTCACACGAAGGGAAGCCATCTACAGATTTTCATAACCTTGCCAGGGATCTAGAAAACCATCGATCATCTCCAAATATTGATCAGAACTCTGAGATCAAAAGTTTGAATGGGCATAAAAGAAAATTGTCAGAATTAGAGGATGGTCGAAATGGCACAATACAACGATCTCTTACTTCAAAAGACGACTTGCTGTGCTCACCGCATCAGTACAGAGGCAACTATGTGGGTTTAGaagaaaacagaagggcatttcctCCGTCAAGTCCAGAACCTACAGAAGGCAAAAGAAGTGCATTTACAGAAGTCAAGAAAAGCTTACAAGGTCTTAAACAAGGTACCAAAGGCCTTGGACCAAATATAGAGAATAAGGACAATGGTCGGAACAGTGGCAGTCCAACAAACAAGCTTATCAGACAAGTGCTGACCGAGACGCAAGTCCAGTCTCGCATAGATGGCTCTTCAATAGGAAGTGCTTTTTCATCAGTTCCACAGCAGCTCTGTGAGTCCTCTGAGAGGAAAAGTGCTTTCAGTCAACCCGTGCGATCTTTTTCTCAGCTGTCACCGCTTGTCATGACTCCCAAGCTTCTTCCATCAGTGGAGTGCCATCCGTCTGTTGGTGATACCATGCCATCGAGCAGATTGTACCAAGCAGATCATTTAGCTGCCAAGCTCCAAAGTTCAGATCTAGGCAGCAATTGCACAGTCCAAGGTAGCCTTCCAAAGCAGAGCCCTTTCCTTTACGCCACAGCATTTTGGCCAAAGACCTCGGGACCTATTCAGCTTCAAATGCCATCGGCTCTTACCCTTTTGCCTCCTTCATTCACCTCCCTTTGCCTTCCAGCACAAAACTGGTGTGCTAAATGCAATGCCTCTTTTCGAATGACTTCAGACCTCGTCTACCACATGAGGTCTCACCACAAAAAGGAATACTCAATGGAACCGTTAGTAAAGCGACGAAGGGAGGAAAAACTCAAGTGCCCGATCTGCAATGAATCCTTTAGAGAACGCCATCACCTATCCAGGCACATGACTTCTCATAATTAG